From the Peromyscus leucopus breed LL Stock chromosome 8b, UCI_PerLeu_2.1, whole genome shotgun sequence genome, one window contains:
- the Prkar1a gene encoding cAMP-dependent protein kinase type I-alpha regulatory subunit has translation MASGSTTASEEERSLRECEIYVQKHNIQALLKDSIVQLCTARPERPMAFLREYFERLEKEEAKQIQNLQKTGTRTDSREDEISPPPPNPVVKGRRRRGAISAEVYTEEDAASYVRKVIPKDYKTMAALAKAIEKNVLFSHLDDNERSDIFDAMFPVSFIAGETVIQQGDEGDNFYVIDQGEMDVYVNNEWATSVGEGGSFGELALIYGTPRAATVKAKTNVKLWGIDRDSYRRILMGSTLRKRKMYEEFLSKVSILESLDKWERLTVADALEPVQFEDGQKIVVQGEPGDEFFIILEGTAAVLQRRSENEEFVEVGRLGPSDYFGEIALLMNRPRAATVVARGPLKCVKLDRPRFERVLGPCSDILKRNIQQYNSFVSLSV, from the exons ATGGCGTCTGGCAGTACTACCGCCAGTGAGGAAGAGCGGAGTCTTCGGGAATGTGAGATCTACGTCCAGAAGCACAACATCCAGGCCCTGCTGAAGGATTCTATTGTGCAGTTGTGCACTGCTCGACCCGAGAGACCTATGGCATTCCTTCGGGAATACTTTGAGAGGCTGGAgaag GAGGAGGCAAAACAGATTCAGAATCTACAGAAAACTGGCACTCGTACTGACTCCAGGGAGGATgaaatctctcctcctcctcccaacccagtGGTTAAGGGCCGTCGGCGACGTGGTGCTATCAGTGCTGAAGTTTACACAGAGGAAGACGCTGCATCCTATGTTAGAAAG gtTATACCAAAAGATTATAAGACAATGGCTGCTTTAGCCAAGGCCATTGAAAAGAACGTGCTGTTTTCACACCTTGATGATAATGAGAGAAG TGACATTTTTGATGCCATGTTTCCAGTCTCCTTTATTGCTGGAGAGACGGTTATTCAGCAAG GTGATGAAGGGGATAACTTCTATGTGATTGATCAAGGAGAAATGGAT gtctATGTTAATAATGAATGGGCAACCAGTGTTGGGGAAGGAGGGAGCTTTGGAGAACTGGCTTTGATTTATGGAACACCTAGAGCAGCCACCGTCAAAGCAAAGACAAACGTGAAACTGTGGGGCATTGACCGAGACAGCTATCGAAGAATCCTTATG ggaagcactctgagaaagaggaagatgtATGAAGAATTCCTTAGTAAAGTGTCTATTTTAG AGTCTCTGGACAAATGGGAACGTCTCACAGTAGCTGATGCATTGGAGCCTGTCCAGTTTGAAGATGGACAGAAGATTGTGGTGCAAGGAGAGCCAGGGGATGAGTTCTTCATTATTTTAGAG GGCACAGCTGCTGTGCTGCAGCGTCGGTCAGAAAATGAAGAGTTTGTTGAAGTGGGACGACTGGGGCCTTCTGATTATTTCG GTGAAATTGCCCTGCTGATGAATCGTCCTCGGGCTGCCACAGTGGTTGCACGTGGCCCTTTGAAGTGTGTTAAGCTGGACCGACCTCGGTTTGAACGTGTCCTTGGCCCATGCTCAGATATCCTCAAGCGAAACATCCAGCAGTACAACAGCTTTGTGTCACTGTCCGTCTGA